The following proteins are co-located in the Tiliqua scincoides isolate rTilSci1 chromosome 8, rTilSci1.hap2, whole genome shotgun sequence genome:
- the DUT gene encoding deoxyuridine 5'-triphosphate nucleotidohydrolase, mitochondrial, translating into MLGRLLKQFLRGTAPAPSPSKQPKRAGPEEGGHRLRFARLSEHAFAPSRGSSRAAGYDLYSAYDCEIPAAGKAVVKTDIQIALPPGCYGRIAPRSGLAAKHFIDVGAGVIDEDYRGNVGVVLFNFGKEPFKVNKGDRIAQLICERIYYPDLEEMQVLDDTERGSGGFGSTGKN; encoded by the exons ATGCTCGGGCGCCTCCTCAAGCAGTTCCTCAGAGGCA CGGCCCCGGCGCCGTCACCCAGCAAGCAACCGAAGCGCGCGGGCCCCGAGGAGGGCGGCCACAGGCTGCGCTTCGCCCGGCTCTCCGAGCATGCCTTCGCCCCCTCCCGAGGCTCCTCCCGCGCCGCCGGCTACGACCTCTACAG TGCCTATGACTGTGAGATCCCTGCTGCAGGGAAggctgtcgtgaagacagatatTCAAATTGCTCTTCCTCCTGGGTGCTATGGTCGAATAG CTCCACGTTCTGGATTAGCAGCAAAGCATTTCATAGATGTTGGTG CTGGGGTTATTGATGAAGATTACAGAGGAAATGTTGGCGTTGTCCTGTTTAACTTTGGAAAGGAACCTTTTAAAG TTAACAAGGGTGACAGAATTGCCCAGCTGATCTGTGAGCGTATCTACTATCCTGATCTTGAAGAAATGCAG GTTTTGGATGACACGGAACGTGGTtcaggaggctttggatccaCTGGCAAGAATTGA